One part of the Ziziphus jujuba cultivar Dongzao chromosome 2, ASM3175591v1 genome encodes these proteins:
- the LOC132799287 gene encoding probable glutathione S-transferase — protein sequence MGEVKLIATTQSLFCARIQWALKFKGVEYEFIEEDLRNKSPLLLESNRVYKKVPVLLHNGKSFPESLIILEYIDEVWKHNPLLPQDPSERALARFWAKFSDEKVIFGAFGACRTEGEQQEKAKEAALESLAFLEKQLEGKKFFGGEELGYLDLVVGWIPLWLGVMEEIGGIKLLEEERFPLLHEWSQNFHQIPLIKECLPPRDNLLSYFQASISYHRSLAAKKP from the exons ATGGGAGAAGTGAAGCTGATTGCCACCACTCAAAGCCTTTTCTGTGCCAGAATTCAGTGGGCATTGAAGTTCAAAGGTGTGGAATATGAATTTATAGAAGAAGATCTAAGAAACAAGAGCCCTTTGCTTCTCGAATCTAACCGTGTTTATAAGAAAGTCCCTGTTCTTCTTCATAATGGCAAATCATTCCCCGAGTCCCTCATAATCCTTGAGTACATTGATGAGGTTTGGAAACACAACCCTTTGCTCCCTCAAGACCCATCTGAAAGAGCCTTAGCTCGTTTTTGGGCTAAGTTTTCTGATGAAAAG GTTATATTTGGAGCATTTGGAGCTTGTAGAACTGAAGGAGAACAACAGGAAAAGGCAAAAGAGGCCGCTTTGGAATCACTAGCATTTCTTGAGAAGCAGCTTGAAGGGAAAAAGTTTTTTGGCGGAGAGGAACTAGGGTATTTGGATTTAGTAGTGGGTTGGATACCTCTCTGGCTTGGTGTTATGGAAGAAATAGGAGGCATTAAGTTGCTTGAAGAGGAGAGATTTCCATTGCTCCACGAATGGTCTCAAAATTTTCACCAAATTCCGCTCATCAAAGAATGCCTTCCACCAAGAGACAATCTACTCAGCTACTTCCAAGCTAGTATCAGCTATCACCGCTCCTTGGCCGCAAAAAAACCATGA